A window of the Cicer arietinum cultivar CDC Frontier isolate Library 1 chromosome 6, Cicar.CDCFrontier_v2.0, whole genome shotgun sequence genome harbors these coding sequences:
- the LOC101514489 gene encoding geraniol 8-hydroxylase-like — MEYFLSCMLLIFLSIVTLYFLLSKFTFTKKSKIKLPPGPTPLPFIGNLLELGTKPHQSLSNLAETYGPIMTLKFGQITTIVISSPNMAKEILQTHDQLLSDRAIPNSIEVHDHHKHSMTFLPISPLWRELKKICNNQLFSNKTLDESRKLRKQKLEEILNDIHQSSLNNEAVDIGNLAFKTSINLLSNTIFSLDLVHSNDAVGDFKELVMNIMKESGNPNIVDFFPVLKMFNLDIQGIYSRNAVYAGKIIDIFKDLIYQRLKLREVQGSDSNTDMLNTLLNISSQNNTSMNLTQIQHLCLTLFVGGTDTIASTLEWAMAELLKNEKAMSKAKQELEQIIGKGKALEESDIARLPYLQAVIKETFRLHPAVPFLIPRKANANVEICGYTIPKDAQVFVNVWAMGRNSSIWENANLFSPERFLTSEIDYKGHHFELIPFGAGRRICPGLPLAVRTLYLMLGSLINCFNWKLEDGFKIDDMNMDDDFGITLAKAQSVRVIPEKICS; from the exons ATGGAATATTTCCTAAGTTGTATGCTTCTAATATTTCTATCAATAGTAACTCtctattttcttctttcaaaattcacatttacaaaaaaatcaaaaataaagcTTCCACCAGGACCAACTCCTCTTCCTTTCATAGGAAACCTCCTTGAATTAGGAACAAAGCCACACCAATCTTTGTCCAATTTAGCTGAAACTTATGGTCCAATAATGACTCTAAAATTTGGCCAAATAACAACAATAGTTATTTCATCACCCAACATGGCCAAAGAAATACTCCAAACCCATGATCAATTATTATCTGACAGAGCAATTCCCAATAGTATTGAAGTTCATGATCATCACAAACATAGCATGACATTTTTACCTATTTCACCTCTTTGGAgagaactaaaaaaaatatgcaaCAATCAATTATTCTCTAACAAGACTCTTGATGAGAGTAGAAAACTTAGGAAACAAAAACTAGAAGAAATTCTCAATGATATTCATCAAAGTAGCCTTAATAATGAAGCTGTTGATATTGGAAATTTGGCTTTTAAGACATCAATTAATTTGTTGTCAAATACTATTTTCTCTTTAGATTTGGTTCATTCTAATGATGCAGTTGGAGATTTTAAGGAGCTTGTTATGAATATAATGAAAGAAAGTGGAAACccaaatattgttgacttttttcCTGTATTGAAGATGTTTAACCTTGATATACAGGGTATTTATAGTCGTAATGCTGTTTATGCTGGAAAGATTATTGATATCTTTAAAGATTTGATTTATCAACGGTTGAAGCTGAGGGAAGTACAAGGTTCTGATTCAAACACTGACATGCTAAATACCTTGCTCAACATTTCTTCTCAAAATAACACCTCGATGAACCTAACCCAAATCCAACATTTATGTCTG ACTCTATTTGTTGGTGGAACGGATACAATTGCATCTACACTGGAATGGGCAATGGCAGAATTACTTAAAAACGAAAAGGCTATGTCAAAAGCAAAACAAGAACTGGAACAGATAATTGGAAAAGGCAAAGCATTAGAGGAATCAGATATTGCTAGGCTTCCTTATTTACAAGCAGTAATTAAAGAGACTTTTCGTTTGCACCCTGCTGTTCCTTTTTTAATCCCTCGAAAAGCCAATGCTAATGTTGAaatttgtggttacacaatcccAAAAGATGCACAAGTTTTTGTCAATGTGTGGGCTATGGGTAGAAATTCAAGTATTTGGGAAAATGCAAATTTGTTTTCACCAGAGAGATTTTTAACATCAGAAATTGATTATAAAGGTCATCATTTCGAACTTATACCCTTTGGTGCTGGAAGAAGAATTTGTCCTGGCTTGCCACTAGCCGTGAGGACATTGTATTTGATGTTGGGTTCATTAATCAACTGCTTTAACTGGAAACTTGAAGATGGATTTAAAATAGATGATATGAATATGGATGATGACTTTGGGATAACATTAGCTAAGGCTCAATCTGTAAGAGTTATTCCAGAAAAAATATGTAGTTAG
- the LOC101513823 gene encoding cation/H(+) antiporter 19-like, translating into MATHDSTCPPPMKATSNGAFQHENPMDYALPLLIVQIILVVAFTRFIAFLCKPLRQPRVIAEVIGGILLGPSAIGRSKKFLETFFPARSLTVLETLANVGLLFFLFLVGLELDMRSIRRTGPKALCIAVAGITLPFVLGIGTSLVLRSTISKDVDPTSFLVFMGVSLSITAFPVLARILAELKLLTTEVGRIAMSAAAVNDIAAWILLALAIALSGSNSSPLVSLWVLLCGAGFIIFAVLVIKPLVAWMAKRSPEGEPIKEIYICVTLSLVLACSFLTDTIGIHALFGAFVAGVVVPKDGPFAGVLTEKIEDLVMSLLLPLYFVSSGLKTNVATISGALSWGLLVLVIFTACFGKIVGTLVVSLLCKVPFRDALTIGFLMNTKGLVELIVLNIGKDRKVLNDQAFAICVLMALFTTFITTPIVMAVYKPARKGSPYMHKTIQRKDPDTELRVLACFHSTCNIPTLINLIESSRGTRKRGKLCIYAMHLMELSERPSAITMVHKARNNGLPFWNKLQNDNKDKMVIAFQAYGHLSSVNLRPMTAISSLNNIHEDICSSAHQKRVAMILLPFDKHQRVDGTMESLGHSFRVMNGLVLSHAPCSVGILVDRGLGGTSQVHASDVSYNVVVAFFGGCDDREALAYGMRMAEHPGILLTVIKFITPPGITLAFGANLIGVSANKDRKVIKVADGSTHDEDKQEDDQFWSEFLSVCCKKEESMMYEERLVENKEDVINVLRERNKSNLILVGRMPPVAPLLDRSDCAELGPVGSYLATSEFSTFASVVVFQQYDPKTDIHPLVMEVSDYYSNMPDTPIHGV; encoded by the exons ATGGCTACCCATGATTCAACATGTCCACCACCAATGAAGGCCACGTCCAATGGGGCATTTCAACATGAAAACCCCATGGATTATGCACTTCCCCTGTTAATTGTACAGATAATTTTGGTGGTGGCTTTTACAAGATTCATTGCATTTCTTTGCAAGCCTCTTAGACAACCTCGAGTTATTGCAGAAGTCATT GGAGGAATATTACTAGGACCATCTGCAATAGGGAGGAGCAAAAAATTCCTAGAAACATTTTTCCCCGCAAGAAGCTTAACTGTTCTGGAAACACTAGCCAACGTTGGGCTTCTATTCTTCTTATTCCTAGTAGGTCTTGAGCTTGACATGCGTTCTATACGCAGAACAGGTCCTAAAGCTTTATGCATAGCTGTTGCTGGTATCACACTCCCATTTGTACTTGGCATAGGCACTTCACTTGTTCTACGTTCAACTATATCCAAAGATGTTGATCCAACTTCCTTCCTTGTCTTCATGGGTGTTTCTCTTTCAATCACTGCATTTCCTGTCCTTGCTAGAATCCTAGCTGAGCTCAAACTCCTCACCACCGAAGTCGGTCGTATAGCTATGTCAGCTGCTGCTGTCAATGATATTGCAGCATGGATACTTCTTGCTCTTGCAATTGCTCTCTCTGGTTCAAACTCTTCACCACTTGTTTCTTTGTGGGTTTTACTTTGTGGTGCTGGTTTTATCATCTTTGCTGTTTTGGTAATTAAGCCTTTAGTTGCATGGATGGCTAAGCGTTCCCCTGAGGGTGAACCTATAAAGGAAATCTACATATGTGTTACTTTGTCACTTGTTTTGGCTTGTAGCTTTTTAACTGATACTATTGGTATTCATGCATTGTTTGGAGCTTTTGTAGCTGGCGTTGTTGTGCCTAAAGATGGTCCTTTTGCTGGTGTTTTGACTGAGAAGATAGAGGATCTTGTTATGAGTCTTTTGTTGCCACTTTATTTTGTGTCTAGTGGATTGAAGACTAATGTGGCAACTATAAGTGGTGCACTTTCTTGGGGATTATTAGTCCTTGTTATATTCACTGCTTGCTTTGGAAAAATTGTTGGTACTTTGGTTGTGTCTTTGTTGTGTAAGGTTCCTTTTAGAGATGCCTTGACCATTGGATTTCTCATGAATACCAAGGGCTTGGTGGAGCTCATTGTTCTCAACATTGGCAAGGATCGCAAG GTACTAAATGATCAAGCATTTGCAATATGTGTTTTGATGGCATTGTTCACCACATTCATCACCACACCAATAGTGATGGCAGTGTATAAACCAGCTAGGAAGGGATCACCTTACATGCACAAAACAATTCAACGTAAAGATCCAGACACAGAGCTTAGAGTACTAGCTTGCTTCCATAGTACCTGCAACATTCCTACCTTAATCAATCTAATAGAGTCGTCGCGAGGAACGCGAAAGCGAGGAAAGTTGTGCATTTATGCAATGCACTTAATGGAACTCTCAGAAAGACCTTCAGCCATCACAATGGTTCATAAGGCACGTAACAATGGCCTGCCATTTTGGAACAAATTACAAAATGACAATAAAGACAAAATGGTAATTGCATTTCAAGCTTATGGACATTTAAGCAGTGTCAATCTTCGTCCAATGACAGCAATTTCATCTCTCAACAACATTCATGAAGACATTTGTTCTAGTGCACACCAAAAGCGAGTAGCCATGATTCTACTTCCATTCGACAAACACCAGCGTGTCGATGGAACTATGGAATCATTAGGACACTCGTTTCGCGTAATGAATGGACTTGTTCTTAGTCACGCTCCTTGCTCGGTCGGAATTTTAGTCGACCGTGGCCTTGGAGGGACTAGTCAAGTCCATGCTAGTGATGTTTCCTACAATGTTGTTGTAGCTTTCTTTGGAGGATGCGACGATCGTGAAGCGCTAGCTTATGGTATGAGAATGGCTGAACACCCTGGGATTTTACTCACTGTTATCAAGTTTATTACTCCACCAGGTATAACATTAGCATTTGGTGCTAATTTAATTGGTGTTTCAGCCAACAAAGATAGGAAAGTAATAAAAGTGGCTGATGGTAGCACACATGATGAAGATAAACAAGAGGATGATCAATTTTGGTCAGAGTTTTTAAGTGTGTGTTGTAAGAAGGAAGAGTCAATGATGTATGAGGAAAGGTTGGTGGAAAATAAAGAAGATGTTATAAATGTATTGAGGGAAAGGAATAAAAGCAATCTAATTTTGGTAGGTAGAATGCCACCAGTGGCACCTTTGCTTGATAGAAGTGATTGTGCTGAGCTTGGTCCTGTTGGAAGCTATTTGGCTACTTCTGAGTTCTCTACATTTGCATCAGTTGTTGTTTTTCAGCAATATGATCCTAAAACAGATATTCATCCATTGGTAATGGAGGTTTCTGATTATTACTCTAATATGCCAGACACACCAATACATGGTGTATAG
- the LOC101514168 gene encoding geraniol 8-hydroxylase-like codes for MEYFLSCMLLIFLPILTLYFLLSKFTFTKKSKIKLPPGPRPLPFIGNLLELGQKPHQSLSNLAESYGPIMSLKFGQVTTIVVSSPNMAKEILQTHDQFLSNKAVPHVTEVHDHHKHSMAFLPISPLWRELRKISNNQLFSNKTLDESGKLRQQKLQEILNDIHQSSLVNEAVDIGKLAFKTSINFLSNTIFSLDLVHSDDAVGDFKEIVMNIMKESGKPNVVDFFPILKKFNLDIQGIHHRNSIYAGKIMDIFKDLVDQRLKMRKVEGSDSNTDMLNTLLNISQNNNQEMSRTQILHLCLTLFVGGTDTIASTLEWAMAELLKNEKVMSKAKQELEQIIGKGKALEESDIARLPYLQAVIKETFRLHPAVPFLIPRKANANVEICGYTIPKDAQVFVNVWAMGRNSSIWENANLFSPERFLTSEIDYKGHHFELIPFGAGRRICPGLPLAVRTLYLMLGSLINCFNWKLEDGFKIDDMNMDEHFGMTLAKAQSVRVIPEKICS; via the exons ATGGAATATTTCCTAAGTTGTATGCTTCTAATATTTCTACCAATATTAACTCtctattttcttctttcaaaattcacattcacaaaaaaatcaaaaataaagcTTCCACCAGGACCTAGACCTCTTCCCTTCATAGGAAACCTCCTTGAATTAGGACAAAAGCCACACCAATCTTTGTCCAATCTAGCTGAAAGTTATGGTCCAATAATGAGTCTTAAATTTGGCCAAGTAACAACCATAGTTGTTTCATCACCCAACATGGCCAAAGAAATACTCCAAACACATGATcaatttttatcaaacaaaGCTGTTCCACATGTTACTGAAGTTCATGATCACCACAAACATAGCATGGCATTCTTACCAATTTCACCTCTTTGGAGAGAACTAAGAAAAATATCCAACAATCAATTATTCTCTAACAAGACTCTTGATGAAAGTGGAAAACTTAGGCaacaaaaattacaagaaattCTCAATGATATTCATCAAAGTAGCCTTGTTAATGAAGCTGTTGATATTGGAAAATTGGCTTTTAaaacatcaattaattttttgtcaaaCACTATTTTCTCTTTGGATTTGGTTCATTCAGATGATGCAGTTGGAGATTTTAAAGAGATTGTTATGAATATAATGAAAGAAAGTGGAAAACCAAATGTGGTTGACTTTTTTCCTATATTGAAGAAGTTTAACCTTGACATACAAGGTATTCATCATCGTAATAGTATTTATGCTGGGAAGATTATGGATATCTTTAAAGATTTGGTTGATCAACGGTTGAAGATGAGGAAAGTAGAAGGTTCTGACTCAAACACTGACATGCTAAATACCTTGCTCAACATTTCTCAAAATAACAATCAAGAGATGAGCAGAACCCAGATCCTACATTTATGTCTG ACTCTATTTGTTGGTGGAACGGATACAATTGCATCTACACTAGAATGGGCAATGGCAGAAttacttaaaaatgaaaaagttatgtCAAAAGCAAAACAAGAACTTGAACAGATAATTGGAAAAGGCAAAGCATTAGAGGAATCAGATATTGCTAGGCTTCCTTATTTACAAGCAGTAATTAAAGAGACTTTTCGTTTGCACCCTGCTGTTCCTTTTTTAATCCCTCGAAAAGCCAATGCTAATGTTGAaatttgtggttacacaatcccAAAAGATGCACAAGTTTTTGTCAATGTGTGGGCTATGGGTAGAAATTCAAGTATTTGGGAAAATGCAAATTTGTTTTCACCAGAGAGATTTTTAACATCAGAAATTGATTATAAAGGTCATCATTTCGAACTTATACCCTTTGGTGCTGGAAGAAGAATTTGTCCTGGCTTGCCACTAGCCGTGAGGACATTGTATTTGATGTTGGGTTCATTAATCAACTGCTTTAACTGGAAACTTGAAGATGGATTTAAAATAGATGATATGAATATGGATGAACACTTTGGGATGACATTAGCTAAGGCCCAGTCAGTAAGAGTTATTCCAGAAAAAATATGTAGTTAG